In the Pseudochaenichthys georgianus chromosome 1, fPseGeo1.2, whole genome shotgun sequence genome, one interval contains:
- the golga7ba gene encoding golgin A7 family, member Ba, protein MATEFHNLQELRHSASLANKVFIQRDYSEGTTCRFQTKFPSELESRIERKLFEDTVKTLNNYYTEAEKIGGQSYLEGCLACSTAYLIFLCMETRYEKVLKKISKYIQEQNEKIFAPRGLLITDPIERGMRVIEISIYEDRGSSGSSSGSSSVSGSTAR, encoded by the exons ATGGCGACAGAG TTCCACAATCTGCAAGAGTTGAGGCACAGTGCATCTCTGGCGAATAAGGTCTTCATCCAGAGGGACTACAGCGAAGGGACCACCTGCAGGTTTCAGACCAAGTTCCCCTCCGAGCTGGAGAGCAGG ATTGAGCGGAAACTGTTCGAGGACACCGTGAAGACGTTGAATAATTACTACACAGAGGCAGAGAAGATTGGAGGCCAGTCCTACCTGGAGGGATGTCTGGCCTGCTCCACAGCGTACCTCATCTTCCTCTGCATGGAGACGCGCTATGAGAAG GTGTTGAAGAAGATATCCAAGTACATTCAGGAGCAGAACGAGAAGATCTTTGCCCCCAGAGGACTGCTCATCACAGACCCCATAGAAAGGGGAATGCGTGTC ATAGAGATCTCCATCTATGAAGACCGGGGCTCCAGTGGCTCCAGCTCGGGGAGCAGCTCCGTGTCTGGCAGCACCGCGCGATGA
- the zfyve27 gene encoding protrudin isoform X5: protein MQGVSQDPSRGAGEGGEMAHPLSKETPGSPDASELGSPRCTQNFDLLNMVVSYKRMALFLEPAADAVEVTRFLLGWKMPLCSLFVCLFLNVFFCTITEVGWITVGVVSVALPAALGYLQDRCGGRASDSELHKMRYHAVHRRDLQTVHLTKQEAMLEVKDLLKHLDDMLSSACLSAETFYRVLYWDDHITSSRFYGAMLVLACLLYVAPLGWVFAGLNSATFLWNRDFCRVLLDLRKLLHMGQASEGKCEEQEHGHLLDQTPTPTSLEDLSPGSVEEAEEAEPDDEFKDAIEEDDDGPLGAPEYDTISENGLLSRNEPIRSKVSKLTEKLRKRYPTACTGNCSSCNAVFSVLKKRRSCSNCGNSFCSRCCSFKVLRSCMGATAPEAQRETVFVCAACNCSLIKLQ from the exons ATGCAGGGCGTGTCCCAGGACCCCTCACGTGGTGCAGGGGAAGGGGGGGAGATGGCACACCCTCTATCCAAAGAGACCCCCGGGTCTCCAGATGCGTCTGAGTTGGGGAGCCCGCGGTGCACGCAGAACTTTGACCTCCTCAACATGGTTGTGTCCTATAAGAGGATGGCTCTGTTTCTAGAACCAGCTGCAGATGCTGTGGAGGTGACCCGCTTCCTGCtcgg ATGGAAGATGCCCCTGTGCTCTCTTTTTGTCTGTTTGTTCCTAAATGTCTTCTTCTGCACTATTACTGAAG TGGGCTGGATCACAGTGGGCGTGGTGTCCGTGGCGCTGCCTGCTGCCCTGGGTTACCTGCAGGACAGGTGTGGGGGCAGAGCTTCAGATTCAGAGCTCCACAAGATGCGCTATCACGCCGTGCACCGCAGGGACCTGCAGACGGTGCACCTCACCAAACAGGAGGCCATGCTGGAAGTCAAAGACCT GTTGAAGCACTTGGATGACATGCTGtcctctgcctgcctgtcagcagAAACCTTTTACAGAGTCCTGTACTGGGACGATCACATCACGTCATCAag GTTCTATGGAGCGATGTTAGTCCTGGCATGCCTGCTGTACGTGGCTCCTCTGGGCTGGGTGTTCGCTGGGCTGAACAGCGCCACCTTCCTGTGGAACAGAGACTTCTGCAGAG TTTTGTTGGACCTCAGGAAGCTGCTCCACATGGGCCAGGCCTCAGAGGGGAAGTGTGAAGAACAGGAGCACGGCCACTTGTTGGACCAGACCCCCACACCAACTAGCCTGGAG GACCTGTCTCCTGGCAGTGTGGAGGAAGCGGAGGAGGCAGAGCCTGATGATGAGTTTAAGGATGCCATTGAG GAGGATGATGACGGGCCTCTCGGAGCTCCAGAGTATGACACCATCTCTGAAAATGGTCTCTTGAGCCGCAACGAGCCAATACGCAGCAAGGTGTCCAAACTGACAGAGAAACTGCGCAAACGTTACCCCACCGCCTGCACAG GCAACTGTTCTAGCTGCAATGCTGTCTTCTCTGTGCTGAAGAAAAGG AGGAGCTGCAGTAACTGTGGCAACAGCTTCTGTTCCCGTTGCTGTTCCTTCAAGGTGCTCAGATCTTGCATGGGGGCAACAG CTCCAGAGGCCCAGAGAGAGACCGTGTTTGTTTGTGCTGCCTGTAATTGCTCTCTCATCAAGTTACAATGA
- the zfyve27 gene encoding protrudin isoform X4, with protein sequence MQGVSQDPSRGAGEGGEMAHPLSKETPGSPDASELGSPRCTQNFDLLNMVVSYKRMALFLEPAADAVEVTRFLLGWKMPLCSLFVCLFLNVFFCTITEVGWITVGVVSVALPAALGYLQDRCGGRASDSELHKMRYHAVHRRDLQTVHLTKQEAMLEVKDLLKHLDDMLSSACLSAETFYRVLYWDDHITSSRFYGAMLVLACLLYVAPLGWVFAGLNSATFLWNRDFCRVLLDLRKLLHMGQASEGKCEEQEHGHLLDQTPTPTSLEDLSPGSVEEAEEAEPDDEFKDAIEEDDDGPLGAPEYDTISENGLLSRNEPIRSKVSKLTEKLRKRYPTACTGNCSSCNAVFSVLKKRRSCSNCGNSFCSRCCSFKVLRSCMGATGEKGKSPEAQRETVFVCAACNCSLIKLQ encoded by the exons ATGCAGGGCGTGTCCCAGGACCCCTCACGTGGTGCAGGGGAAGGGGGGGAGATGGCACACCCTCTATCCAAAGAGACCCCCGGGTCTCCAGATGCGTCTGAGTTGGGGAGCCCGCGGTGCACGCAGAACTTTGACCTCCTCAACATGGTTGTGTCCTATAAGAGGATGGCTCTGTTTCTAGAACCAGCTGCAGATGCTGTGGAGGTGACCCGCTTCCTGCtcgg ATGGAAGATGCCCCTGTGCTCTCTTTTTGTCTGTTTGTTCCTAAATGTCTTCTTCTGCACTATTACTGAAG TGGGCTGGATCACAGTGGGCGTGGTGTCCGTGGCGCTGCCTGCTGCCCTGGGTTACCTGCAGGACAGGTGTGGGGGCAGAGCTTCAGATTCAGAGCTCCACAAGATGCGCTATCACGCCGTGCACCGCAGGGACCTGCAGACGGTGCACCTCACCAAACAGGAGGCCATGCTGGAAGTCAAAGACCT GTTGAAGCACTTGGATGACATGCTGtcctctgcctgcctgtcagcagAAACCTTTTACAGAGTCCTGTACTGGGACGATCACATCACGTCATCAag GTTCTATGGAGCGATGTTAGTCCTGGCATGCCTGCTGTACGTGGCTCCTCTGGGCTGGGTGTTCGCTGGGCTGAACAGCGCCACCTTCCTGTGGAACAGAGACTTCTGCAGAG TTTTGTTGGACCTCAGGAAGCTGCTCCACATGGGCCAGGCCTCAGAGGGGAAGTGTGAAGAACAGGAGCACGGCCACTTGTTGGACCAGACCCCCACACCAACTAGCCTGGAG GACCTGTCTCCTGGCAGTGTGGAGGAAGCGGAGGAGGCAGAGCCTGATGATGAGTTTAAGGATGCCATTGAG GAGGATGATGACGGGCCTCTCGGAGCTCCAGAGTATGACACCATCTCTGAAAATGGTCTCTTGAGCCGCAACGAGCCAATACGCAGCAAGGTGTCCAAACTGACAGAGAAACTGCGCAAACGTTACCCCACCGCCTGCACAG GCAACTGTTCTAGCTGCAATGCTGTCTTCTCTGTGCTGAAGAAAAGG AGGAGCTGCAGTAACTGTGGCAACAGCTTCTGTTCCCGTTGCTGTTCCTTCAAGGTGCTCAGATCTTGCATGGGGGCAACAGGTGAGAAGGGAAAAT CTCCAGAGGCCCAGAGAGAGACCGTGTTTGTTTGTGCTGCCTGTAATTGCTCTCTCATCAAGTTACAATGA
- the zfyve27 gene encoding protrudin isoform X3 produces MQGVSQDPSRGAGEGGEMAHPLSKETPGSPDASELGSPRCTQNFDLLNMVVSYKRMALFLEPAADAVEVTRFLLGWKMPLCSLFVCLFLNVFFCTITEVGWITVGVVSVALPAALGYLQDRCGGRASDSELHKMRYHAVHRRDLQTVHLTKQEAMLEVKDLLKHLDDMLSSACLSAETFYRVLYWDDHITSSRFYGAMLVLACLLYVAPLGWVFAGLNSATFLWNRDFCRVLLDLRKLLHMGQASEGKCEEQEHGHLLDQTPTPTSLEDLSPGSVEEAEEAEPDDEFKDAIEEHSVHLQEDDDGPLGAPEYDTISENGLLSRNEPIRSKVSKLTEKLRKRYPTACTGNCSSCNAVFSVLKKRRSCSNCGNSFCSRCCSFKVLRSCMGATGEKGKSPEAQRETVFVCAACNCSLIKLQ; encoded by the exons ATGCAGGGCGTGTCCCAGGACCCCTCACGTGGTGCAGGGGAAGGGGGGGAGATGGCACACCCTCTATCCAAAGAGACCCCCGGGTCTCCAGATGCGTCTGAGTTGGGGAGCCCGCGGTGCACGCAGAACTTTGACCTCCTCAACATGGTTGTGTCCTATAAGAGGATGGCTCTGTTTCTAGAACCAGCTGCAGATGCTGTGGAGGTGACCCGCTTCCTGCtcgg ATGGAAGATGCCCCTGTGCTCTCTTTTTGTCTGTTTGTTCCTAAATGTCTTCTTCTGCACTATTACTGAAG TGGGCTGGATCACAGTGGGCGTGGTGTCCGTGGCGCTGCCTGCTGCCCTGGGTTACCTGCAGGACAGGTGTGGGGGCAGAGCTTCAGATTCAGAGCTCCACAAGATGCGCTATCACGCCGTGCACCGCAGGGACCTGCAGACGGTGCACCTCACCAAACAGGAGGCCATGCTGGAAGTCAAAGACCT GTTGAAGCACTTGGATGACATGCTGtcctctgcctgcctgtcagcagAAACCTTTTACAGAGTCCTGTACTGGGACGATCACATCACGTCATCAag GTTCTATGGAGCGATGTTAGTCCTGGCATGCCTGCTGTACGTGGCTCCTCTGGGCTGGGTGTTCGCTGGGCTGAACAGCGCCACCTTCCTGTGGAACAGAGACTTCTGCAGAG TTTTGTTGGACCTCAGGAAGCTGCTCCACATGGGCCAGGCCTCAGAGGGGAAGTGTGAAGAACAGGAGCACGGCCACTTGTTGGACCAGACCCCCACACCAACTAGCCTGGAG GACCTGTCTCCTGGCAGTGTGGAGGAAGCGGAGGAGGCAGAGCCTGATGATGAGTTTAAGGATGCCATTGAG GAACATTCAGTTCACCTGCAG GAGGATGATGACGGGCCTCTCGGAGCTCCAGAGTATGACACCATCTCTGAAAATGGTCTCTTGAGCCGCAACGAGCCAATACGCAGCAAGGTGTCCAAACTGACAGAGAAACTGCGCAAACGTTACCCCACCGCCTGCACAG GCAACTGTTCTAGCTGCAATGCTGTCTTCTCTGTGCTGAAGAAAAGG AGGAGCTGCAGTAACTGTGGCAACAGCTTCTGTTCCCGTTGCTGTTCCTTCAAGGTGCTCAGATCTTGCATGGGGGCAACAGGTGAGAAGGGAAAAT CTCCAGAGGCCCAGAGAGAGACCGTGTTTGTTTGTGCTGCCTGTAATTGCTCTCTCATCAAGTTACAATGA
- the zfyve27 gene encoding protrudin isoform X2, whose product MQGVSQDPSRGAGEGGEMAHPLSKETPGSPDASELGSPRCTQNFDLLNMVVSYKRMALFLEPAADAVEVTRFLLGWKMPLCSLFVCLFLNVFFCTITEVGWITVGVVSVALPAALGYLQDRCGGRASDSELHKMRYHAVHRRDLQTVHLTKQEAMLEVKDLLKHLDDMLSSACLSAETFYRVLYWDDHITSSRFYGAMLVLACLLYVAPLGWVFAGLNSATFLWNRDFCRVLLDLRKLLHMGQASEGKCEEQEHGHLLDQTPTPTSLEDLSPGSVEEAEEAEPDDEFKDAIEEHSVHLQETPLVLVEDDDGPLGAPEYDTISENGLLSRNEPIRSKVSKLTEKLRKRYPTACTGNCSSCNAVFSVLKKRRSCSNCGNSFCSRCCSFKVLRSCMGATAPEAQRETVFVCAACNCSLIKLQ is encoded by the exons ATGCAGGGCGTGTCCCAGGACCCCTCACGTGGTGCAGGGGAAGGGGGGGAGATGGCACACCCTCTATCCAAAGAGACCCCCGGGTCTCCAGATGCGTCTGAGTTGGGGAGCCCGCGGTGCACGCAGAACTTTGACCTCCTCAACATGGTTGTGTCCTATAAGAGGATGGCTCTGTTTCTAGAACCAGCTGCAGATGCTGTGGAGGTGACCCGCTTCCTGCtcgg ATGGAAGATGCCCCTGTGCTCTCTTTTTGTCTGTTTGTTCCTAAATGTCTTCTTCTGCACTATTACTGAAG TGGGCTGGATCACAGTGGGCGTGGTGTCCGTGGCGCTGCCTGCTGCCCTGGGTTACCTGCAGGACAGGTGTGGGGGCAGAGCTTCAGATTCAGAGCTCCACAAGATGCGCTATCACGCCGTGCACCGCAGGGACCTGCAGACGGTGCACCTCACCAAACAGGAGGCCATGCTGGAAGTCAAAGACCT GTTGAAGCACTTGGATGACATGCTGtcctctgcctgcctgtcagcagAAACCTTTTACAGAGTCCTGTACTGGGACGATCACATCACGTCATCAag GTTCTATGGAGCGATGTTAGTCCTGGCATGCCTGCTGTACGTGGCTCCTCTGGGCTGGGTGTTCGCTGGGCTGAACAGCGCCACCTTCCTGTGGAACAGAGACTTCTGCAGAG TTTTGTTGGACCTCAGGAAGCTGCTCCACATGGGCCAGGCCTCAGAGGGGAAGTGTGAAGAACAGGAGCACGGCCACTTGTTGGACCAGACCCCCACACCAACTAGCCTGGAG GACCTGTCTCCTGGCAGTGTGGAGGAAGCGGAGGAGGCAGAGCCTGATGATGAGTTTAAGGATGCCATTGAG GAACATTCAGTTCACCTGCAG GAAACCCCTCTGGTCTTAGTG GAGGATGATGACGGGCCTCTCGGAGCTCCAGAGTATGACACCATCTCTGAAAATGGTCTCTTGAGCCGCAACGAGCCAATACGCAGCAAGGTGTCCAAACTGACAGAGAAACTGCGCAAACGTTACCCCACCGCCTGCACAG GCAACTGTTCTAGCTGCAATGCTGTCTTCTCTGTGCTGAAGAAAAGG AGGAGCTGCAGTAACTGTGGCAACAGCTTCTGTTCCCGTTGCTGTTCCTTCAAGGTGCTCAGATCTTGCATGGGGGCAACAG CTCCAGAGGCCCAGAGAGAGACCGTGTTTGTTTGTGCTGCCTGTAATTGCTCTCTCATCAAGTTACAATGA
- the zfyve27 gene encoding protrudin isoform X1 — MQGVSQDPSRGAGEGGEMAHPLSKETPGSPDASELGSPRCTQNFDLLNMVVSYKRMALFLEPAADAVEVTRFLLGWKMPLCSLFVCLFLNVFFCTITEVGWITVGVVSVALPAALGYLQDRCGGRASDSELHKMRYHAVHRRDLQTVHLTKQEAMLEVKDLLKHLDDMLSSACLSAETFYRVLYWDDHITSSRFYGAMLVLACLLYVAPLGWVFAGLNSATFLWNRDFCRVLLDLRKLLHMGQASEGKCEEQEHGHLLDQTPTPTSLEDLSPGSVEEAEEAEPDDEFKDAIEEHSVHLQETPLVLVEDDDGPLGAPEYDTISENGLLSRNEPIRSKVSKLTEKLRKRYPTACTGNCSSCNAVFSVLKKRRSCSNCGNSFCSRCCSFKVLRSCMGATGEKGKSPEAQRETVFVCAACNCSLIKLQ; from the exons ATGCAGGGCGTGTCCCAGGACCCCTCACGTGGTGCAGGGGAAGGGGGGGAGATGGCACACCCTCTATCCAAAGAGACCCCCGGGTCTCCAGATGCGTCTGAGTTGGGGAGCCCGCGGTGCACGCAGAACTTTGACCTCCTCAACATGGTTGTGTCCTATAAGAGGATGGCTCTGTTTCTAGAACCAGCTGCAGATGCTGTGGAGGTGACCCGCTTCCTGCtcgg ATGGAAGATGCCCCTGTGCTCTCTTTTTGTCTGTTTGTTCCTAAATGTCTTCTTCTGCACTATTACTGAAG TGGGCTGGATCACAGTGGGCGTGGTGTCCGTGGCGCTGCCTGCTGCCCTGGGTTACCTGCAGGACAGGTGTGGGGGCAGAGCTTCAGATTCAGAGCTCCACAAGATGCGCTATCACGCCGTGCACCGCAGGGACCTGCAGACGGTGCACCTCACCAAACAGGAGGCCATGCTGGAAGTCAAAGACCT GTTGAAGCACTTGGATGACATGCTGtcctctgcctgcctgtcagcagAAACCTTTTACAGAGTCCTGTACTGGGACGATCACATCACGTCATCAag GTTCTATGGAGCGATGTTAGTCCTGGCATGCCTGCTGTACGTGGCTCCTCTGGGCTGGGTGTTCGCTGGGCTGAACAGCGCCACCTTCCTGTGGAACAGAGACTTCTGCAGAG TTTTGTTGGACCTCAGGAAGCTGCTCCACATGGGCCAGGCCTCAGAGGGGAAGTGTGAAGAACAGGAGCACGGCCACTTGTTGGACCAGACCCCCACACCAACTAGCCTGGAG GACCTGTCTCCTGGCAGTGTGGAGGAAGCGGAGGAGGCAGAGCCTGATGATGAGTTTAAGGATGCCATTGAG GAACATTCAGTTCACCTGCAG GAAACCCCTCTGGTCTTAGTG GAGGATGATGACGGGCCTCTCGGAGCTCCAGAGTATGACACCATCTCTGAAAATGGTCTCTTGAGCCGCAACGAGCCAATACGCAGCAAGGTGTCCAAACTGACAGAGAAACTGCGCAAACGTTACCCCACCGCCTGCACAG GCAACTGTTCTAGCTGCAATGCTGTCTTCTCTGTGCTGAAGAAAAGG AGGAGCTGCAGTAACTGTGGCAACAGCTTCTGTTCCCGTTGCTGTTCCTTCAAGGTGCTCAGATCTTGCATGGGGGCAACAGGTGAGAAGGGAAAAT CTCCAGAGGCCCAGAGAGAGACCGTGTTTGTTTGTGCTGCCTGTAATTGCTCTCTCATCAAGTTACAATGA